In Strigops habroptila isolate Jane chromosome 14, bStrHab1.2.pri, whole genome shotgun sequence, one genomic interval encodes:
- the ANAPC11 gene encoding anaphase-promoting complex subunit 11 codes for MRVRVRSWHGVASWLWVANDENCGICRMAFNGCCPDCKVPGDDCPLVWGQCSHCFHMHCILKWLNSQQVQQHCPMCRQEWKFKE; via the exons atgCGGGTGCGCGTGCGGAGCTGGCACGGGGTCGCGTCCTGGCTGTGGGTGGCGAACGACGAGAACTGCGGCATCTGCCGGATGGCGTTTAACGGCTGCTGCCCCGACT GCAAGGTGCCCGGGGACGACTGCCCGCTGGTGTGGGGGCAGTGCTCGCACTGCTTCCACATGCACTGCATCCTCAAGTGGCTGAACTCGCAGCAggtccagcagcactgccccatGTGCCGCCAGGAGTGGAAGTTCAAGGAGTGA